The Juglans microcarpa x Juglans regia isolate MS1-56 chromosome 2S, Jm3101_v1.0, whole genome shotgun sequence genome has a window encoding:
- the LOC121252896 gene encoding BRAP2 RING ZnF UBP domain-containing protein 1 — translation MFFLRVHSVDTEQPLAFEVAEFISTTTASVPNPNPKFTERRGVAHLFRSTSHSSLPNPSSRSTLLFIVAVPNYLSFDDLIRFCGSHIDHVSELLFIRNDGMEDRYSVLIRLVNQSTADGFYCSFNGKKFSPGEAEVCHLLFMMSVEYTESAEIAGTPPPGCTELPTCPVCLERLDPDTSGILSTICDHSFQCPCISKWTYLSCQLCRFCQQQDEKPTCFVCGTLEDLWVCMICGFVGCGRYKEGHAVWHWKDTQHCYSLDMRTQQIWDYVGDGYVHRLNQSKNDVKLAEMNSHCMSSEGDCGTCGCSDDSGISGALFSSKVEAIVDEYNRLLATQLETQRQYYESLLVEAKSKVGSSISEAVEKAVTSKMQDIQIKFEKCLEEKNAVADINRNLIKNQEIWRKKVKEIEERDAAAQRLRDEKILDLEEQIRDLTVYIEAQRTLGNMTDSDGIREGTLLPLPNKQSSPASTKRQTKSGRRRN, via the exons ATGTTCTTCCTCCGAGTCCACTCGGTGGACACCGAACAGCCTCTCGCATTCGAGGTCGCCGAGTTCATCTCCACCACTACTGCGTCCGTCCCAAATCCTAACCCTAAGTTCACCGAACGCAGAGGCGTAGCACACCTTTTCCGGAGTACGTCTCATTCTTCGCTTCCAAATCCTAGCTCCCGATCCACGCTTCTCTTCATCGTCGCCGTCCCCAACTACCTTTCCTTTGATGATTTGATACGCTTCTGCGGCTCCCACATCGACCACGTCTCCGAGCTCCTCTTCATCAG GAACGATGGGATGGAGGATCGGTACAGCGTTTTAATCAGGCTTGTGAATCAGTCAACGGCTGATGGATTCTATTGCAGTTTCAACGGGAAGAAATTTTCACCGGGCGAG GCTGAGGTATGCCATCTTCTGTTTATGATGTCTGTGGAGTACACGGAATCAGCTGAGATAGCCGGGACTCCTCCTCCCGGGTGTACGGAATTACCTACTTGCCCAGTTTGTCTTG AGAGATTGGACCCGGACACTAGTGGAATACTGAGTACAATTTGTGACCATTCATTTCAGTGTCCTTGCATTTCAAAATGGACTTATTTATCTTGCCAG CTTTGCCGATTCTGTCAGCAGCAAGATGAGAAGCCAACTTGCTTTGTTTGTGGGACATTGGAGGATCTTTGGGTTTGTATGATTTGTGGTTTTGTAGGATGTGGAAG ATATAAAGAAGGTCATGCCGTTTGGCATTGGAAGGATACACAGCATTGCTACTCTCTTGACATGCGAACACAACAAATTTGGGATTATGTTGGTGACGGTTATGTTCATCGGCTGAATCAGTCAAAAAATGATGTCAAGTTGGCGGAGATGAACTCTCATTGTATGTCATCTGAAGGAGATTGTGGTACTTGTGGATGTAGTGATGATTCTGGAATAAGTGGGGCCCTCTTTAGCAGCAAAGTTGAAGCA ATTGTAGATGAGTACAACCGTCTTCTCGCAACTCAGCTGGAGACCCAAAGACAA TACTATGAATCTCTACTTGTAGAGGCCAAAAGTAAGGTTGGAAGCTCAATTTCAGAAGCAGTGGAGAAGGCTGTGACTTCCAAGATGCAGGACATCCAAATCAAATTTGAAAAGTGCCTCGAGGAAAAAAATGCTGTTGCAGAT ATTAATCGAAATCTGATCAAGAACCAAGAAATTTGGCGAAAGAAGGTCAAGGAAATTGAAGAGAG gGACGCTGCTGCACAGAGGTTGAGGGATGAGAAGATTCTTGATCTGGAAGAACAG ATTAGAGATCTTACTGTCTACATTGAAGCCCAGAGAACGCTTGGTAACATGACAGATTCAGATGGCATCAGAGAGGGTACACTCTTACCATTACCTAATAAGCAGTCCTCCCCAGCCAGCACTAAGAGGCAGACGAAGTCAGGTCGAAGACGGAATTAG
- the LOC121252895 gene encoding putative clathrin assembly protein At2g25430, producing MAPSTIRKAIGAVKDQTSISIAKVAGNIAPDLEVLVVKATTHDEDPAEERHIREIINLTAYSRGYVSACVATISKRLSKTRDWIVALKALMLVHRVLVDGHPSFEEEIVYATRRGMRVLNMSDFRDEAHSNSWDHSGFVRFYAVYLDEKVESVVYEKKMKGVDQREDRYKDEIDNGMGKRSRSYGDVSESVGREKTRETPMKDMRPERVLGKLNQLLRILDRILACRPTGAAKSSRLVLVALYQIVRESFGVYVEICEALGILLDRFTEMEYVDCVKGFDAYVSAAKTIDELMGFYNWCKDMGIARSSEYPEVQRITDKLLGTLEGFLREMTNKPKSPERIREDKAPVKEEVELDMNEIKALPPPENYTPPPPPPPQPEPKPQPQQVQVTEDLVNLRDDAISADEQGNKLALALFSGPAAMNTNSSWEAFPSNGEPEVTSAWQTPAAETGKADWELALAESASNLSKQKATLGGGFDPLLLNGMYDQGAVRQHVSTTQLSGGSASSVALPGPGKSATPVLALPAPDGTVQAVGQQDPFAASLAVPPPSYVQIADMEKKQHLLVQEQQLWQQYGRDGMQGQVGLAKIAGGSGYYGPSPQPMMPYGMPQVGGMGQPMPGGYYYAPY from the coding sequence ATGGCACCCAGTACGATCCGCAAGGCTATCGGGGCTGTGAAAGACCAAACTAGTATTAGCATAGCCAAAGTTGCCGGAAACATAGCCCCGGATCTTGAAGTCTTGGTCGTAAAAGCAACCACCCACGACGAAGATCCCGCCGAAGAGAGGCACATTAGGGAAATCATAAACCTGACCGCGTACTCCAGAGGGTATGTGAGTGCGTGCGTCGCCACCATATCGAAGCGGCTTAGCAAGACCCGCGATTGGATTGTGGCCCTCAAGGCTTTGATGCTTGTGCATAGAGTCTTGGTTGATGGGCATCCCTCGTTTGAGGAGGAGATTGTTTATGCGACCCGTAGGGGTATGCGGGTCTTGAACATGTCCGATTTTAGGGACGAGGCGCACTCGAATTCATGGGATCACTCGGGTTTCGTGAGGTTCTACGCTGTGTATTTGGATGAGAAGGTCGAGAGCGTGGTCtatgagaagaaaatgaaaggtgTGGATCAGAGGGAGGATAGGTACAAGGATGAAATTGATAATGGAATGGGTAAGAGGTCGAGATCCTATGGGGATGTTAGTGAATCGGTTGGGAGAGAGAAGACAAGAGAGACACCGATGAAGGATATGCGGCCCGAGAGGGTTTTAGGGAAGTTGAACCAGTTGTTGAGAATTCTTGACCGGATACTGGCTTGTAGGCCGACCGGTGCGGCTAAGAGTAGTAGGTTGGTGCTGGTAGCGCTTTACCAGATTGTGAGGGAGAGTTTTGGGGTTTATGTGGAGATATGCGAGGCATTGGGGATATTGTTGGATAGGTTCACAGAGATGGAGTACGTAGATTGTGTTAAAGGTTTTGATGCTTATGTTAGCGCGGCAAAGACGATTGATGAGCTTATGGGGTTCTATAATTGGTGTAAGGATATGGGTATTGCAAGGTCCTCTGAGTATCCTGAAGTCCAAAGGATTACCGATAAGCTTTTGGGGACGCTCGAGGGGTTCTTGAGGGAGATGACAAACAAGCCAAAGAGCCCTGAGAGAATTAGAGAGGACAAGGCGCCAGTGAAGGAAGAGGTGGAGCTGGATATGAATGAGATAAAGGCTCTTCCTCCGCCAGAGAATTATAcccctccacctccacctccacctcaaCCCGAGCCTAAGCCACAGCCTCAGCAGGTGCAGGTGACTGAGGACTTGGTGAATTTGAGGGATGATGCTATTTCAGCTGATGAGCAAGGCAACAAATTGGCTTTGGCTCTGTTCTCTGGACCAGCAGCAATGAATACAAATAGCTCATGGGAAGCTTTCCCTTCAAATGGAGAGCCTGAGGTGACTTCGGCATGGCAAACACCTGCTGCGGAGACCGGTAAAGCAGATTGGGAGTTGGCATTGGCAGAATCGGCTAGTAATCTATCAAAACAGAAGGCTACATTGGGGGGTGGGTTTGATCCGTTGCTACTGAATGGAATGTATGATCAGGGGGCAGTGAGGCAGCATGTGAGCACTACTCAATTGAGTGGTGGAAGTGCAAGTAGTGTGGCTTTGCCTGGGCCAGGCAAGAGTGCTACACCAGTGCTGGCACTGCCTGCTCCGGACGGGACAGTCCAGGCAGTAGGGCAGCAGGACCCCTTTGCTGCGTCCCTTGCAGTACCGCCTCCTTCATATGTACAAATAGCTGATATGGAGAAGAAGCAACACTTGCTTGTGCAGGAACAGCAGCTCTGGCAGCAGTATGGAAGGGATGGGATGCAAGGCCAAGTGGGTTTGGCCAAGATTGCTGGTGGCTCTGGCTACTATGGCCCAAGCCCTCAACCAATGATGCCTTATGGTATGCCACAGGTCGGTGGCATGGGACAGCCCATGCCAGGCGGATACTACTACGCACCCTATTGA